From the genome of Rhizobium sp. NXC24, one region includes:
- the ugpC gene encoding sn-glycerol-3-phosphate ABC transporter ATP-binding protein UgpC, with the protein MAGVEFVDVRKSFGAFPVIKGVNIEIADGEFVILVGPSGCGKSTLLRMLAGLENISAGEIRIGNRAVNGVAPGDRDIAMVFQNYALYPHMSVAQNMAFSLMLKRAPKADMDMRVKKAAEILGLTKLLDRYPRQLSGGQRQRVAMGRAIVRDPQVFLFDEPLSNLDAKLRVAMRAEIKELHQRLGTTTVYVTHDQIEAMTMADKIVVMHDGVVEQVGKPLDLYDTPANLFVAGFIGSPAMNMIKGRLDAENGSRFIASDGTVLPVANPPAGAKGRDLVYGLRPEYIALDANGLPAEIIVIEPTGYETQMTVRFGGSDVNCIFRERINARPGDTLRVSIDAPHVHLFDAESGRRLTI; encoded by the coding sequence ATGGCAGGTGTCGAGTTTGTCGATGTCAGGAAATCATTCGGGGCGTTCCCGGTTATCAAGGGCGTGAATATCGAGATTGCCGACGGGGAGTTCGTGATCCTGGTCGGACCGTCCGGATGCGGAAAATCCACGCTTCTGAGAATGCTTGCCGGCCTCGAAAACATTTCCGCCGGCGAGATCCGTATCGGCAATCGTGCCGTCAACGGCGTAGCGCCGGGCGACCGTGACATAGCCATGGTCTTTCAGAATTACGCGCTCTATCCACACATGTCGGTGGCGCAGAACATGGCTTTCTCGCTGATGCTCAAGCGTGCGCCGAAAGCCGACATGGATATGCGTGTCAAGAAGGCTGCGGAAATCCTGGGCCTCACAAAGCTCCTCGACCGCTATCCCCGCCAGCTTTCCGGCGGCCAGCGCCAGCGTGTCGCCATGGGCCGGGCGATCGTGCGCGATCCGCAGGTTTTCCTCTTCGATGAGCCGCTTTCCAACCTCGATGCCAAGCTCCGGGTCGCCATGCGCGCGGAGATCAAGGAGCTTCATCAACGTCTCGGCACCACGACCGTTTACGTCACGCATGATCAGATCGAGGCCATGACGATGGCCGACAAGATCGTCGTCATGCATGACGGCGTCGTCGAGCAGGTGGGAAAGCCGCTGGATCTCTACGACACGCCTGCCAATCTTTTCGTCGCGGGCTTCATCGGTTCGCCGGCGATGAACATGATCAAAGGCCGCCTCGATGCGGAGAATGGCAGCCGGTTCATCGCGTCGGACGGAACTGTCCTGCCGGTGGCAAATCCGCCCGCTGGCGCAAAGGGCCGGGATCTCGTCTATGGGCTGCGTCCGGAATACATCGCGCTCGACGCCAACGGTCTACCGGCGGAAATCATCGTGATCGAGCCGACCGGGTATGAAACGCAGATGACCGTCAGGTTTGGCGGCAGTGATGTCAACTGCATCTTCCGGGAACGAATCAATGCCCGACCCGGCGATACGCTGCGCGTTTCCATCGACGCGCCGCATGTCCATCTATTCGACGCCGAAAGCGGTCGGAGATTGACGATCTGA
- a CDS encoding SDR family oxidoreductase, which yields MAQPAIAPKTQIALVTGGGTGIGRSIAKALSAEGYTVVLTGRRHDVLEKAASELAAETGGTMRAIVCDIGAPEQVADLFGKIKSEFGRLDLLVNNAGSGAPAIPLEELTFDQWNGVVAANLTGAFLCTQQAFKLMKSQVPHGGRIINNGSISATTPRPNSAPYTATKHAITGLTKSTALDGRPFDIACGQIDIGNAATDMTARMSSGVLQANGEIATEPTISAEHVARAVVYMASLPLEANVLTMTVMATKMPLVGRG from the coding sequence ATGGCGCAGCCCGCAATCGCACCAAAAACCCAGATCGCCCTTGTCACCGGCGGAGGTACCGGCATCGGCCGCAGCATCGCCAAAGCGCTGAGCGCTGAAGGTTACACCGTTGTCCTCACCGGGCGCCGTCATGATGTGCTGGAAAAGGCAGCCAGCGAACTCGCCGCCGAGACTGGCGGCACGATGCGGGCGATTGTCTGCGATATCGGGGCTCCTGAACAGGTCGCTGACCTCTTCGGCAAGATCAAATCCGAATTCGGCCGGCTCGATCTTCTCGTCAACAATGCCGGCAGCGGTGCGCCTGCGATACCGCTCGAAGAGCTCACCTTCGACCAGTGGAACGGCGTGGTCGCGGCCAACCTCACCGGCGCGTTTCTTTGCACGCAGCAGGCTTTCAAACTGATGAAGTCGCAGGTGCCTCACGGCGGCCGCATCATCAACAACGGGTCGATTTCGGCGACAACGCCCCGGCCAAATTCCGCCCCCTATACCGCGACCAAGCATGCGATCACCGGCCTTACGAAATCGACCGCGCTCGACGGACGCCCATTCGATATCGCTTGCGGCCAGATCGATATCGGCAATGCCGCAACGGACATGACCGCGAGGATGAGTTCCGGTGTGCTGCAGGCGAATGGAGAAATTGCCACCGAACCGACGATTTCCGCTGAGCACGTCGCTCGCGCGGTCGTCTACATGGCAAGCCTTCCGCTGGAGGCGAACGTCCTGACCATGACCGTGATGGCGACAAAGATGCCGCTCGTCGGAAGGGGATAG
- the denD gene encoding D-erythronate dehydrogenase, with product MHVMVIGAAGMIGRKLVEKIGLQADVLGRGIDRLTLVDVVPPPVPAALASVSTAMTADLADASSATKLSSLRPDMIFHLAAIVSGEAEADFDKGYHTNLDGTRSLFEAIRHEGLKEPYNPRVIFASSIAVFGQPFPEKIGDDFFTTPLTSYGTQKAICELLLADYSRRGIFDGIGIRLPTICIRPGKPNKAASGFFSNILREPLVNQEAVLPVDENVRHWFASPRSAVGFFIHAARIDSSEIGPRRNLTMPGLSALVGEEIEALRRVAGEKAVKLIRREIDPTIRSIVSGWATDFDARRATALGFRAETNFDEIIRIHIDDELGGKI from the coding sequence ATGCATGTGATGGTTATCGGGGCGGCTGGCATGATCGGTCGCAAGCTGGTGGAGAAGATTGGTCTGCAGGCAGATGTGCTTGGCCGCGGGATCGACAGGTTGACGCTTGTCGACGTTGTTCCGCCGCCGGTCCCGGCCGCGCTTGCATCCGTTTCCACGGCGATGACGGCCGATCTTGCCGATGCCAGTAGTGCGACCAAGCTTTCCAGCTTGCGGCCGGATATGATCTTCCATCTGGCGGCGATCGTATCGGGCGAGGCCGAGGCGGATTTCGATAAGGGCTACCATACCAATCTCGATGGCACGCGCTCGCTCTTCGAGGCCATCCGGCACGAGGGGCTGAAGGAGCCCTATAACCCCCGCGTCATCTTTGCCTCGTCGATCGCTGTTTTCGGCCAACCCTTTCCGGAGAAGATCGGCGATGATTTCTTCACGACCCCTCTGACGAGCTACGGTACGCAGAAGGCGATCTGCGAACTGCTGCTTGCCGATTATTCGAGGCGCGGCATCTTCGACGGCATCGGCATTCGCCTTCCGACAATCTGCATCCGCCCCGGCAAGCCCAACAAGGCCGCCTCCGGCTTCTTCTCGAACATTCTGCGCGAGCCTCTTGTCAATCAGGAAGCCGTGCTGCCGGTGGACGAGAACGTCCGACACTGGTTTGCCAGCCCACGCTCCGCGGTCGGCTTCTTCATCCATGCCGCACGCATCGACAGCAGCGAGATCGGACCGCGCCGAAATCTCACCATGCCCGGGCTGTCCGCACTTGTCGGCGAGGAGATCGAGGCTCTGCGCCGCGTAGCCGGCGAAAAGGCTGTCAAACTCATCCGCCGTGAGATCGACCCCACAATCCGCTCGATTGTTTCCGGATGGGCGACGGATTTCGATGCGCGGCGCGCAACGGCGCTCGGCTTCAGGGCGGAAACCAATTTCGATGAGATCATAAGGATCCACATCGATGATGAACTTGGAGGGAAAATCTGA
- a CDS encoding FadR/GntR family transcriptional regulator — protein sequence MDESPILTEVPNIARGLARRTARDVIAQKLMVLIATNMLRPGDELPGERELASVLHVSRETVRGAIQTLAAQGIIAVSHGSRSRVCKVDLSHITVTIASPNAIDSYDLESVHAARLHVELKVVGDAAERIDDATLAKLQALLEAQRLGGDDVMRFLICDREFHVAIYRAGGNPLLADFVTDLYTYMMNYRRNAMSKPGAIEASYDDHLSIYEALARHDRDAVVDAFRHHLTRIYETTKVLLATGNTGNTV from the coding sequence ATGGACGAAAGTCCGATCTTAACCGAGGTGCCGAATATCGCGCGTGGTCTCGCCCGCCGGACGGCGCGTGACGTTATCGCTCAGAAGCTGATGGTCCTGATAGCAACCAACATGTTGCGGCCGGGCGACGAGTTGCCGGGCGAGCGCGAACTGGCAAGCGTTCTCCATGTCAGCCGCGAAACGGTGCGCGGCGCCATCCAGACCCTGGCCGCGCAAGGTATCATCGCGGTTTCGCATGGCAGCCGCAGCCGCGTTTGCAAGGTCGACCTCAGCCACATCACGGTGACAATCGCCTCCCCCAATGCAATCGACAGCTACGATCTGGAGTCGGTTCACGCGGCCCGTCTCCATGTCGAGCTCAAGGTCGTCGGCGACGCTGCCGAACGGATCGACGATGCGACGCTGGCAAAGTTGCAGGCTCTTCTGGAGGCGCAGCGGCTTGGCGGAGACGATGTGATGCGTTTCCTCATTTGCGACCGCGAATTCCACGTTGCGATCTATCGCGCCGGTGGAAACCCGCTGCTCGCCGACTTTGTCACTGACCTATACACCTACATGATGAATTACCGCCGCAACGCCATGTCCAAGCCGGGCGCTATCGAAGCGAGCTACGACGATCATCTATCGATCTACGAGGCTCTCGCACGGCATGACCGCGATGCCGTCGTCGACGCGTTCCGGCATCATCTGACGCGTATTTACGAAACGACCAAGGTTCTGCTGGCGACCGGCAATACCGGCAATACGGTTTGA